From the genome of Hyperolius riggenbachi isolate aHypRig1 chromosome 9, aHypRig1.pri, whole genome shotgun sequence, one region includes:
- the MCL1 gene encoding induced myeloid leukemia cell differentiation protein Mcl-1, protein MMNQTLIRKSISSYLLFPGAAAAAAPKDAQAALGFSLDKDEWQRPQGYNNDGSLPNSQGELDEDDEDMDVDSGSRGSTSPPSTPTGSQPDSLYMETWELLHSLFREHAGYIKGSSGANPKALATLRRVGGEINDKHKMAFQGMLQRLSIETPDDIQKLSEVPHMVFNDGITNWGRIVTLISFGAFVAKHMKSIKLESGIRTLTDNFTGYLMQHKRDWIVEHNGWEGCVEFFHVEDYESGLRTVLMAFAGVAGLGASLAYMIR, encoded by the exons ATGATGAACCAAACCCTCATACGGAAATCTATCTCCTCCTATCTACTGTTTCCCGGCGCTGCAGCCGCCGCGGCCCCCAAGGATGCGCAGGCCGCGCTCGGCTTCTCTCTGGACAAGGACGAGTGGCAGAGGCCGCAGGGCTACAACAACGACGGCTCGCTGCCCAACTCCCAGGGCGAGCTGGACGAGGACGACGAGGACATGGATGTGGATTCCGGATCCCGGGGTTCCACCTCCCCTCCGTCCACCCCTACCGGCTCCCAACCGGATTCCCTGTACATGGAGACCTGGGAGCTGCTGCACAGCCTGTTCCGGGAGCACGCCGGCTACATCAAGGGGAGCAGCGGGGCCAACCCCAAGGCGCTAGCCACGCTCAGGAGGGTCGGGGGAGAGATCAACGACAAGCACAAGATGGCCTTCCAAG GAATGCTACAGAGGTTGTCTATAGAAACTCCAGATGACATTCAGAAACTCTCAGAAGTTCCTCATATGGTCTTCAATGATGGGATTACAAACTGGGGCCGCATTGTCACCCTGATAAGTTTTGGGGCTTTTGTGGCAAAACATATGAAAAGCATTAAACTGGAGAGTGGCATACGCACCCTGACAGACAACTTTACAGGCTATCTGATGCAACATAAAAGAGACTGGATTGTGGAGCACAATGGCTGG GAGGGCTGTGTGGAATTCTTCCATGTTGAGGACTATGAAAGTGGACTCAGAACTGTTTTGATGGCCTTTGCCGGAGTAGCGGGTCTTGGAGCAAGCCTGGCATACATGATCCGGTGA